The following is a genomic window from Anopheles aquasalis chromosome 3, idAnoAquaMG_Q_19, whole genome shotgun sequence.
GTCACGGTGAAAATCCGTTCCGTCGCTTCCACATGGCTAGCGACCATGTTCCACTGTGCCCGTCCGTACAGTCGGTTCTCGATGGAAAAGTAAAGAATCCCAcagccaccatcaccccacGAGTCTAGCCAGCAAGTGACGCTCGTCGAATTGTTGGTGATCATCTGCGAGTGTTTCGGTTGGACCGGTGGCAAACCTTTCGTGTTCGAGTGCACAATGTCACAGGGCAGCCCGGTGCCGATCTTGTTGTACGCCGTAATGTACAACTGATAGCGTGTACCACACCAAAGGTTCACCAGCAGGTGTGTGTTGGTCTTCGAATCGATCTGTAGCTCCTCCCAATCACCATTTTCGCGCTTGTAGTTGATCACGTAACCGAGTACCGGTGAACCACCGTTCCGGTTGTCGGTCCACTCGAGCAGAAGGCTATCGGTGTACGTATTAACGATGGTTAGTGTCGGTGGATCGGGTGGCACCTTGATGCGGATATGGTACACGATCTCATCACGGCCCCAGATGTTCTCCACGCTGCACGTATAGTTCCCCGCGTCCGTATGCTGACAGTCTTTGATGAACagtgttccatttttggcgATCGATTTCCTTGTACCGGTGTCCATTGGTTGATCGTCCTGGCGCCAGatggtgaccggtggtggtacaccGACCTTCCGGCACGGTAGTACCAGCGTTTCCTTCCATGGTGTCACGATTTCTTGGCTGAATGATACGATCCGTGCCGGTACCTTGTTGTTTGGGGGTACTGTGATGATTTCCGATTTGTCACCTTCGCCCACTTTCGTCGAAGCCGTCAACCAGAACTGGTACGTTGCGTGCTCCTGCAATCGAACCGTTTCGTGAGACTCGGCGTACGGTACTagtgtgcgcttgtgtgcgCCCTCATCTCGGCCTCCGTCGACGAGTGCCATGTAGAAGGTGTACCCGGTGATGAGCCCGTtccggtgtgttggtggtagcCAGGAGATGATGATCTTTGAGCTGGACGATGGTACCGCTTTGAGGGCTTGCGGTGCCGAGGGAACTGAAACAGGAACAAGGTGAAGCATAAGTAATTGCTTTagggggggactttggtatttaattgtttttggtgacacatatttttaacatttttccctgaatgctgatcctgtCAAGAGTATCATGCAGCACCCTACTTtcaagagcgtttcccaaaaaccaacgttttcaaagtcggtgccctgtgtaccgtaaaaactaatggaccgatcgatttgaaaattttaacacataatctgtgcacATTttttcaggtagccccgtcgaaatatcatgaaaattgttgatactttttttgaACAAATCTTGAAAAGTGGTTTTGTtcaggcaaaatgacaaaaaagcatcactttttcaacttcaaaaatctgccaaaaatctaaaaataggaaaatttacaaaaacttgacggggctacctagataaacttataatctttctaacgaatatagatttgtatattttagatgacccgtcatgtcgctacgatgggcaccataaAAAGGACCTTTTCGACGccatgcctaccaaaatttgatgccatggattagtttttcaatgaatattgctcaaaacaataccagatattcttcaaaagttgtagattaatatgtcatttacatgaaaaaataaagtagaatagttatgtcacaaaaaatcgtcaaaaacaagccttttttggcccgaaaataccgaattCCCCCCTTTAAGCTTAGGATCGACCGGGTCCTTACCATCTTCCTGTGTGATGCAGTGGAATGGACTGGTccgcacaccatcaccgaccTTCGTAAACGCCAGCACCCAGAACGTGTAGTTGGTGAACTTTTTCAGATTTTCCAGCGTCAAGTACTGATTGTTGGTCTTCGATGTGTACGGTTCTTTCTCTGCATTGAGGTAGGGAGACAGTTAGGAAACTCCAGCACGCCATTAGCATCCGCAAAATCCACTCACCATAAAGGTCATCCATTTCGATGTACGACACTTTGTAGCCACGGATCTTACCATTCTGTCCATcaaccggtggcggtgaccaGGTGATGTAGATCGACGTCGAACTCAGCACATCACACTTGGGACTGTCCGGTGCACTCGAGGGGACGTCCTCGAGTGTGCTCAGCGATATCTCCTTGCTCGGTGGTCCACTACCCTGGCTGGTGTACGCCTGGACGACAATATTGTACGTCGTGCACTTGCTCAACGTTTGCAGCGTCGTCTCACCACCAAAGTGACTCCGCACCTCGACCGTCTTGAAGTTAAAACCCTGCGTTGGGTTAATCTCGCGATCGTTCGGACCCGGAGCAACCTGATAACCGACGTAGTAACCCAGGAGATTCCCGTTCCACTGATCACGATCTGGGGCCTCCCAGGAGAGGAAAATCTCGGTCGAGCTTTTCGGTTCACCTTTGATGTTGAGCGGAGGGCCCGATGGTACCTCCTCGAGTGTCGTCACTTGAATGACCTCGGAGTACTCGGATGCGCCGAGTTTATTCTCGGCCGAGATCCTCAGATGGTACGCTTTGGCGGGTTTTAGGTTCTGAAGTGTTATCACCGTTTGCGTGCCAGCCACTGTGATGTGTTCAGCGGATTGCCACGGTTCCGTCACTAGCTTGTACTCGACGTTGTACTTCTCGATCGGACTGTTACCGGCAAACGGTTGACTCCAGGAGAGCTGTAGCGTGCGCGATTGCTGCGAGTTGATGCGTAGGTTTTTCGGTGCTTCCGGGACCTCTTGGATGACGAGATGAATCGTCATCTCGTCCTGGCCGAATGCGTTCGAAGCttggcacacgtacacaccggTATCTTGGCGGTAGGTGTGTGATATGCCCAGCTCGGAGACCATTCCATCGTCCAGCACCTGCTCCCGGATGTTGTATCGATTGTCCAGCGATTCATCGAGATGCTGCTGGGAGCTTTGCATTTTCCACTTGATGTCGATCGGATTATCGCCCTGTACGTTGCACTGGAtgtggatttgtttgtttcgaggcgaggtgatttgtttgcttttcgtcgAAAAGTGTGCCGGAactaaaggaaaaaaaaagaaagttgTCAGATATTCTAAGAAACTGGttcgagaagagaaagaaaaatcgcTCTTACCGTTCACTTTGAGGAAGATCACCTTACTAACTCCCGATCCGATGGAGTTCTTGGCTTCGCACAGAAAGTGTCCCTGCGAATCCTTGGCAATCTTGCGGAACTGTAGCGTCCCATTCGGATGCAGTGACACGTTTGGCTCATAAAGAAAATCTTTGTACTCGCCCGGCGTATTACCGATCGCTTTCTTCCACGTGACCGTTGGCTGCGGGTGGCCACCGGCCTGACAGTGCAGCGCCACATCCTGCCCAGCCTGCGCACTAGAGTCCTTCGGTTCCAGTATCCACTTCGGTGGCACATTTACCGTCAACGGTACCGTAAAGCTCTCACTACCGGCCACATTGCTCGCGATGCAGGTATAGTTCCCCGAGTACTCCGATGTAATGTGCTCAATCACCAGACTCGTACTGTACTCGTCTAACCTCCGGATCACCTCATTGCCCGTCCCCAGCACCGGTTTCCCGTTGCGCTCCCAGCGAAAGTTCACCGGCAGATCACCCTCCAGGATCTGGCACGAGATGGCAGCTCGCATTCCTTCGCGCAGCAAATTCGTCATCGCCTGGATCGGCATTATCTTCGGTGGCACGATGACCTGTATCTCGACGTTCCGGCGTGCCGTCTGTTTCTGCTTGTTCTGCGCCATACACGTGTACGTGCCCGCATCTTCCGCCAGCTGCAACTGCTCGATAATTAACGTGCCGTTGTTGTACGCCCGCTGGCGCCGGTTGATTGGCAGCGTTTGACCGTCGCGCTCCCAGTGGATCTTATCGATCGGATAGCCCGCCACCGGGCACTTGATAACGAGGTCGTGCCCCGAGACGCCCGTGATTTTCGGCATCTCTCGGATGTACGGCATCCCGTAGATGTTCACCTTGGCGCTGTGGGATACTCTGTTGGGGGCAAAAATTGGGTGAGCAAAATCGAATGCTCGGTGATTAGCGTGTGCATTAGTTTGATGAATTGGTTCCCTTTACTGGGATCGGTCGGTCTCAGAAGTCAACCTTCTCCACCCCTTCCGAAGGACCGCGACTAATTGTGTAATGCATCTTTTATCGAACAACCAATCACGAGGGTCGTGGCCGACGGTCAGAAGCTGTCACTCACCTGCCGATACCGTTCTGGGCGACGCAGGTATACTCGCccccgtcctcctccttcacgtTCGAGATATTCACGTGACTGATGACGTCGTCGTGGATGGTAACGTACTGGCCGACGACGAACCGCGGGCTATCCGGAATctgcgaaaagggaaaaccaccaaaaagcgTCCCCCCCAGGGGCGTTACGTTTGCCCATCAATCTCTGTCACACAAAAGTGACCAATCAACGGTGCTTGGTCACCCCGTGTAGCTCCCCTACTTACCGGAAAGCCATCCAACTTCCAGGTAAACTGTGGCGGTGGGTTACCGGTGCCGACGCACTTGAGCGAAACCATCGGACCGGGCTGTAGCGTTTGCTCCGAGAACCAGTACAGCAGCTCCGGTGTTGCATCTGTGGTTGCAGGGAGCAGAAggtgaaggcgaagaaaaaggggaacacaAGTCAAGGAATGCCGAGAAGAGGTAGGTGTGGACCGGGGAAGGGGGTGTTGCGTAAACTTCCCCCCTCCTAATAACCCTAATAGA
Proteins encoded in this region:
- the LOC126577120 gene encoding Down syndrome cell adhesion molecule-like protein Dscam2 isoform X1 — protein: MDVRGLAQALLLLYILKGVILLDLQGPVFLSEPPYKVEFSNNSGGVIDCTGHGSPAPDVEWSVATTNHELVYTLPNGSLIFYPFSADKFRHEVHSTVYRCKLKNLVGTILSREVHVKGVVNQKYNIQVHDEYVMSGNTAVLKCQVPSYIQDFVVVTAWVQDSGVHLYPNTDIGGKYIVLPNGDLYINNAGASDAYKTYSCRTVNRLTGEIQISTYPGRVIVTEPKGLVQPRINVEKHSLKHVVVNAPVTLPCVAQGHPVPTYRWFKEVKDQIIPLQLNERISIVSAGLLKLAKARLEDSGKYLCWVNNTAGEETIQVSLTVTAPLTAHLQPQVQTVDVGKDAQFQCIISGFPAHEVLWMHNGKPIVRDSRIEIYTDTPRIVIKSVQKEDQGMYQCFVANEWEQIQSTAELQLGDATPELLYWFSEQTLQPGPMVSLKCVGTGNPPPQFTWKLDGFPIPDSPRFVVGQYVTIHDDVISHVNISNVKEEDGGEYTCVAQNGIGRVSHSAKVNIYGMPYIREMPKITGVSGHDLVIKCPVAGYPIDKIHWERDGQTLPINRRQRAYNNGTLIIEQLQLAEDAGTYTCMAQNKQKQTARRNVEIQVIVPPKIMPIQAMTNLLREGMRAAISCQILEGDLPVNFRWERNGKPVLGTGNEVIRRLDEYSTSLVIEHITSEYSGNYTCIASNVAGSESFTVPLTVNVPPKWILEPKDSSAQAGQDVALHCQAGGHPQPTVTWKKAIGNTPGEYKDFLYEPNVSLHPNGTLQFRKIAKDSQGHFLCEAKNSIGSGVSKVIFLKVNVPAHFSTKSKQITSPRNKQIHIQCNVQGDNPIDIKWKMQSSQQHLDESLDNRYNIREQVLDDGMVSELGISHTYRQDTGVYVCQASNAFGQDEMTIHLVIQEVPEAPKNLRINSQQSRTLQLSWSQPFAGNSPIEKYNVEYKLVTEPWQSAEHITVAGTQTVITLQNLKPAKAYHLRISAENKLGASEYSEVIQVTTLEEVPSGPPLNIKGEPKSSTEIFLSWEAPDRDQWNGNLLGYYVGYQVAPGPNDREINPTQGFNFKTVEVRSHFGGETTLQTLSKCTTYNIVVQAYTSQGSGPPSKEISLSTLEDVPSSAPDSPKCDVLSSTSIYITWSPPPVDGQNGKIRGYKVSYIEMDDLYEKEPYTSKTNNQYLTLENLKKFTNYTFWVLAFTKVGDGVRTSPFHCITQEDVPSAPQALKAVPSSSSKIIISWLPPTHRNGLITGYTFYMALVDGGRDEGAHKRTLVPYAESHETVRLQEHATYQFWLTASTKVGEGDKSEIITVPPNNKVPARIVSFSQEIVTPWKETLVLPCRKVGVPPPVTIWRQDDQPMDTGTRKSIAKNGTLFIKDCQHTDAGNYTCSVENIWGRDEIVYHIRIKVPPDPPTLTIVNTYTDSLLLEWTDNRNGGSPVLGYVINYKRENGDWEELQIDSKTNTHLLVNLWCGTRYQLYITAYNKIGTGLPCDIVHSNTKGLPPVQPKHSQMITNNSTSVTCWLDSWGDGGCGILYFSIENRLYGRAQWNMVASHVEATERIFTVTELQPATKYQLRVTAYNNAGATMAIYNYTTLTTQGVMVYPDLTNPVSPHMGEHPFYANVKVLLPLCLSILILFALVAAALLIRKRSMKHADLGYAERKDPSNDPRSYPSAELNNQNRIPSTSMSESPSIANMQNKQNRDQQYLAVRAQQTSRNSNSVDSGSYKAEGNEYIEDICPYATFQLNKQTYSESSYSGNVYSGPYHSVRGSFVYHDVKTENYHSKEPEYTKVRRKGGSRLRDPATSEPIDINQFIESDNPGSTDSEVRKILTLHIPITEYDTLGSESDNDMASRSNQSNYRHHRDTQDETSSSSENSPSSISRKSKPPYPPRKSAKSAQSQNLPKRHVRSSSGYSSHNEETTFSISNYPNYSDHITPPARFSDLLGRDATLAVSSVNPSSLGSATEIGSNAGAGGGGGASKKSSNHSPRPRAGQKLQREAFQINV
- the LOC126577120 gene encoding Down syndrome cell adhesion molecule-like protein Dscam2 isoform X4, with product MDVRGLAQALLLLYILKGVILLDLQGPVFLSEPPYKVEFSNNSGGVIDCTGHGSPAPDVEWSVATTNHELVYTLPNGSLIFYPFSADKFRHEVHSTVYRCKLKNLVGTILSREVHVKGVVNQKYNIQVHDEYVMSGNTAVLKCQVPSYIQDFVVVTAWVQDSGVHLYPNTDIGGKYIVLPNGDLYINNAGASDAYKTYSCRTVNRLTGEIQISTYPGRVIVTEPKGLVQPRINVEKHSLKHVVVNAPVTLPCVAQGHPVPTYRWFKEVKDQIIPLQLNERISIVSAGLLKLAKARLEDSGKYLCWVNNTAGEETIQVSLTVTAPLTAHLQPQVQTVDVGKDAQFQCIISGFPAHEVLWMHNGKPIVRDSRIEIYTDTPRIVIKSVQKEDQGMYQCFVANEWEQIQSTAELQLGDATPELLYWFSEQTLQPGPMVSLKCVGTGNPPPQFTWKLDGFPIPDSPRFVVGQYVTIHDDVISHVNISNVKEEDGGEYTCVAQNGIGRVSHSAKVNIYGMPYIREMPKITGVSGHDLVIKCPVAGYPIDKIHWERDGQTLPINRRQRAYNNGTLIIEQLQLAEDAGTYTCMAQNKQKQTARRNVEIQVIVPPKIMPIQAMTNLLREGMRAAISCQILEGDLPVNFRWERNGKPVLGTGNEVIRRLDEYSTSLVIEHITSEYSGNYTCIASNVAGSESFTVPLTVNVPPKWILEPKDSSAQAGQDVALHCQAGGHPQPTVTWKKAIGNTPGEYKDFLYEPNVSLHPNGTLQFRKIAKDSQGHFLCEAKNSIGSGVSKVIFLKVNVPAHFSTKSKQITSPRNKQIHIQCNVQGDNPIDIKWKMQSSQQHLDESLDNRYNIREQVLDDGMVSELGISHTYRQDTGVYVCQASNAFGQDEMTIHLVIQEVPEAPKNLRINSQQSRTLQLSWSQPFAGNSPIEKYNVEYKLVTEPWQSAEHITVAGTQTVITLQNLKPAKAYHLRISAENKLGASEYSEVIQVTTLEEVPSGPPLNIKGEPKSSTEIFLSWEAPDRDQWNGNLLGYYVGYQVAPGPNDREINPTQGFNFKTVEVRSHFGGETTLQTLSKCTTYNIVVQAYTSQGSGPPSKEISLSTLEDVPSSAPDSPKCDVLSSTSIYITWSPPPVDGQNGKIRGYKVSYIEMDDLYEKEPYTSKTNNQYLTLENLKKFTNYTFWVLAFTKVGDGVRTSPFHCITQEDVPSAPQALKAVPSSSSKIIISWLPPTHRNGLITGYTFYMALVDGGRDEGAHKRTLVPYAESHETVRLQEHATYQFWLTASTKVGEGDKSEIITVPPNNKVPARIVSFSQEIVTPWKETLVLPCRKVGVPPPVTIWRQDDQPMDTGTRKSIAKNGTLFIKDCQHTDAGNYTCSVENIWGRDEIVYHIRIKVPPDPPTLTIVNTYTDSLLLEWTDNRNGGSPVLGYVINYKRENGDWEELQIDSKTNTHLLVNLWCGTRYQLYITAYNKIGTGLPCDIVHSNTKGLPPVQPKHSQMITNNSTSVTCWLDSWGDGGCGILYFSIENRLYGRAQWNMVASHVEATERIFTVTELQPATKYQLRVTAYNNAGATMAIYNYTTLTTQGVMVYPDLTNPVSPHMGEHPFYANVKVLLPLCLSILILFALVAAALLIRKRSMKHADLGYAERKDPSNDPRSYPSAELNNQNRIPSTSMSESPSIANMQNKQNRDQQYLAVRAQQTSRNSNSVDSGSYKAEGNEYIEDICPYATFQLNKQTYSESSYSGNVYSGPYHSVRGSFVYHDVKTENYHSKEPEYTKVRRKGGSRLRDPATSEPIEYDTLGSESDNDMASRSNQSNYRHHRDTQDETSSSSENSPSSISRKSKPPYPPRKSAKSAQSQNLPKRHVRSSSGYSSHNEETTFSISNYPNYSDHITPPARFSDLLGRDATLAVSSVNPSSLGSATEIGSNAGAGGGGGASKKSSNHSPRPRAGQKLQREAFQINV
- the LOC126577120 gene encoding Down syndrome cell adhesion molecule-like protein Dscam2 isoform X3 yields the protein MDVRGLAQALLLLYILKGVILLDLQGPVFLSEPPYKVEFSNNSGGVIDCTGHGSPAPDVEWSVATTNHELVYTLPNGSLIFYPFSADKFRHEVHSTVYRCKLKNLVGTILSREVHVKGVVNQKYNIQVHDEYVMSGNTAVLKCQVPSYIQDFVVVTAWVQDSGVHLYPNTDIGGKYIVLPNGDLYINNAGASDAYKTYSCRTVNRLTGEIQISTYPGRVIVTEPKGLVQPRINVEKHSLKHVVVNAPVTLPCVAQGHPVPTYRWFKEVKDQIIPLQLNERISIVSAGLLKLAKARLEDSGKYLCWVNNTAGEETIQVSLTVTAPLTAHLQPQVQTVDVGKDAQFQCIISGFPAHEVLWMHNGKPIVRDSRIEIYTDTPRIVIKSVQKEDQGMYQCFVANEWEQIQSTAELQLGDATPELLYWFSEQTLQPGPMVSLKCVGTGNPPPQFTWKLDGFPIPDSPRFVVGQYVTIHDDVISHVNISNVKEEDGGEYTCVAQNGIGRVSHSAKVNIYGMPYIREMPKITGVSGHDLVIKCPVAGYPIDKIHWERDGQTLPINRRQRAYNNGTLIIEQLQLAEDAGTYTCMAQNKQKQTARRNVEIQVIVPPKIMPIQAMTNLLREGMRAAISCQILEGDLPVNFRWERNGKPVLGTGNEVIRRLDEYSTSLVIEHITSEYSGNYTCIASNVAGSESFTVPLTVNVPPKWILEPKDSSAQAGQDVALHCQAGGHPQPTVTWKKAIGNTPGEYKDFLYEPNVSLHPNGTLQFRKIAKDSQGHFLCEAKNSIGSGVSKVIFLKVNVPAHFSTKSKQITSPRNKQIHIQCNVQGDNPIDIKWKMQSSQQHLDESLDNRYNIREQVLDDGMVSELGISHTYRQDTGVYVCQASNAFGQDEMTIHLVIQEVPEAPKNLRINSQQSRTLQLSWSQPFAGNSPIEKYNVEYKLVTEPWQSAEHITVAGTQTVITLQNLKPAKAYHLRISAENKLGASEYSEVIQVTTLEEVPSGPPLNIKGEPKSSTEIFLSWEAPDRDQWNGNLLGYYVGYQVAPGPNDREINPTQGFNFKTVEVRSHFGGETTLQTLSKCTTYNIVVQAYTSQGSGPPSKEISLSTLEDVPSSAPDSPKCDVLSSTSIYITWSPPPVDGQNGKIRGYKVSYIEMDDLYEKEPYTSKTNNQYLTLENLKKFTNYTFWVLAFTKVGDGVRTSPFHCITQEDVPSAPQALKAVPSSSSKIIISWLPPTHRNGLITGYTFYMALVDGGRDEGAHKRTLVPYAESHETVRLQEHATYQFWLTASTKVGEGDKSEIITVPPNNKVPARIVSFSQEIVTPWKETLVLPCRKVGVPPPVTIWRQDDQPMDTGTRKSIAKNGTLFIKDCQHTDAGNYTCSVENIWGRDEIVYHIRIKVPPDPPTLTIVNTYTDSLLLEWTDNRNGGSPVLGYVINYKRENGDWEELQIDSKTNTHLLVNLWCGTRYQLYITAYNKIGTGLPCDIVHSNTKGLPPVQPKHSQMITNNSTSVTCWLDSWGDGGCGILYFSIENRLYGRAQWNMVASHVEATERIFTVTELQPATKYQLRVTAYNNAGATMAIYNYTTLTTQGVMVYPDLTNPVSPHMGEHPFYANVKVLLPLCLSILILFALVAAALLIRKRKLNNQNRIPSTSMSESPSIANMQNKQNRDQQYLAVRAQQTSRNSNSVDSGSYKAEGNEYIEDICPYATFQLNKQTYSESSYSGNVYSGPYHSVRGSFVYHDVKTENYHSKEPEYTKVRRKGGSRLRDPATSEPIDINQFIESDNPGSTDSEVRKILTLHIPITEYDTLGSESDNDMASRSNQSNYRHHRDTQDETSSSSENSPSSISRKSKPPYPPRKSAKSAQSQNLPKRHVRSSSGYSSHNEETTFSISNYPNYSDHITPPARFSDLLGRDATLAVSSVNPSSLGSATEIGSNAGAGGGGGASKKSSNHSPRPRAGQKLQREAFQINV
- the LOC126577120 gene encoding Down syndrome cell adhesion molecule-like protein Dscam2 isoform X7, with product MDVRGLAQALLLLYILKGVILLDLQGPVFLSEPPYKVEFSNNSGGVIDCTGHGSPAPDVEWSVATTNHELVYTLPNGSLIFYPFSADKFRHEVHSTVYRCKLKNLVGTILSREVHVKGVVNQKYNIQVHDEYVMSGNTAVLKCQVPSYIQDFVVVTAWVQDSGVHLYPNTDIGGKYIVLPNGDLYINNAGASDAYKTYSCRTVNRLTGEIQISTYPGRVIVTEPKGLVQPRINVEKHSLKHVVVNAPVTLPCVAQGHPVPTYRWFKEVKDQIIPLQLNERISIVSAGLLKLAKARLEDSGKYLCWVNNTAGEETIQVSLTVTAPLTAHLQPQVQTVDVGKDAQFQCIISGFPAHEVLWMHNGKPIVRDSRIEIYTDTPRIVIKSVQKEDQGMYQCFVANEWEQIQSTAELQLGDATPELLYWFSEQTLQPGPMVSLKCVGTGNPPPQFTWKLDGFPIPDSPRFVVGQYVTIHDDVISHVNISNVKEEDGGEYTCVAQNGIGRVSHSAKVNIYGMPYIREMPKITGVSGHDLVIKCPVAGYPIDKIHWERDGQTLPINRRQRAYNNGTLIIEQLQLAEDAGTYTCMAQNKQKQTARRNVEIQVIVPPKIMPIQAMTNLLREGMRAAISCQILEGDLPVNFRWERNGKPVLGTGNEVIRRLDEYSTSLVIEHITSEYSGNYTCIASNVAGSESFTVPLTVNVPPKWILEPKDSSAQAGQDVALHCQAGGHPQPTVTWKKAIGNTPGEYKDFLYEPNVSLHPNGTLQFRKIAKDSQGHFLCEAKNSIGSGVSKVIFLKVNVPAHFSTKSKQITSPRNKQIHIQCNVQGDNPIDIKWKMQSSQQHLDESLDNRYNIREQVLDDGMVSELGISHTYRQDTGVYVCQASNAFGQDEMTIHLVIQEVPEAPKNLRINSQQSRTLQLSWSQPFAGNSPIEKYNVEYKLVTEPWQSAEHITVAGTQTVITLQNLKPAKAYHLRISAENKLGASEYSEVIQVTTLEEVPSGPPLNIKGEPKSSTEIFLSWEAPDRDQWNGNLLGYYVGYQVAPGPNDREINPTQGFNFKTVEVRSHFGGETTLQTLSKCTTYNIVVQAYTSQGSGPPSKEISLSTLEDVPSSAPDSPKCDVLSSTSIYITWSPPPVDGQNGKIRGYKVSYIEMDDLYEKEPYTSKTNNQYLTLENLKKFTNYTFWVLAFTKVGDGVRTSPFHCITQEDVPSAPQALKAVPSSSSKIIISWLPPTHRNGLITGYTFYMALVDGGRDEGAHKRTLVPYAESHETVRLQEHATYQFWLTASTKVGEGDKSEIITVPPNNKVPARIVSFSQEIVTPWKETLVLPCRKVGVPPPVTIWRQDDQPMDTGTRKSIAKNGTLFIKDCQHTDAGNYTCSVENIWGRDEIVYHIRIKVPPDPPTLTIVNTYTDSLLLEWTDNRNGGSPVLGYVINYKRENGDWEELQIDSKTNTHLLVNLWCGTRYQLYITAYNKIGTGLPCDIVHSNTKGLPPVQPKHSQMITNNSTSVTCWLDSWGDGGCGILYFSIENRLYGRAQWNMVASHVEATERIFTVTELQPATKYQLRVTAYNNAGATMAIYNYTTLTTQGVMVYPDLTNPVSPHMGEHPFYANVKVLLPLCLSILILFALVAAALLIRKRKLNNQNRIPSTSMSESPSIANMQNKQNRDQQYLAVRAQQTSRNSNSVDSGSYKAEGNEYIEDICPYATFQLNKQTYSESSYSGNVYSGPYHSVRGSFVYHDVKTENYHSKEPEYTKVRRKGGSRLRDPATSEPIEYDTLGSESDNDMASRSNQSNYRHHRDTQDETSSSSENSPSSISRKSKPPYPPRKSAKSAQSQNLPKRHVRSSSGYSSHNEETTFSISNYPNYSDHITPPARFSDLLGRDATLAVSSVNPSSLGSATEIGSNAGAGGGGGASKKSSNHSPRPRAGQKLQREAFQINV
- the LOC126577120 gene encoding Down syndrome cell adhesion molecule-like protein Dscam2 isoform X5; protein product: MDVRGLAQALLLLYILKGVILLDLQGPVFLSEPPYKVEFSNNSGGVIDCTGHGSPAPDVEWSVATTNHELVYTLPNGSLIFYPFSADKFRHEVHSTVYRCKLKNLVGTILSREVHVKGVVNQKYNIQVHDEYVMSGNTAVLKCQVPSYIQDFVVVTAWVQDSGVHLYPNTDIGGKYIVLPNGDLYINNAGASDAYKTYSCRTVNRLTGEIQISTYPGRVIVTEPKGLVQPRINVEKHSLKHVVVNAPVTLPCVAQGHPVPTYRWFKEVKDQIIPLQLNERISIVSAGLLKLAKARLEDSGKYLCWVNNTAGEETIQVSLTVTAPLTAHLQPQVQTVDVGKDAQFQCIISGFPAHEVLWMHNGKPIVRDSRIEIYTDTPRIVIKSVQKEDQGMYQCFVANEWEQIQSTAELQLGDATPELLYWFSEQTLQPGPMVSLKCVGTGNPPPQFTWKLDGFPIPDSPRFVVGQYVTIHDDVISHVNISNVKEEDGGEYTCVAQNGIGRVSHSAKVNIYGMPYIREMPKITGVSGHDLVIKCPVAGYPIDKIHWERDGQTLPINRRQRAYNNGTLIIEQLQLAEDAGTYTCMAQNKQKQTARRNVEIQVIVPPKIMPIQAMTNLLREGMRAAISCQILEGDLPVNFRWERNGKPVLGTGNEVIRRLDEYSTSLVIEHITSEYSGNYTCIASNVAGSESFTVPLTVNVPPKWILEPKDSSAQAGQDVALHCQAGGHPQPTVTWKKAIGNTPGEYKDFLYEPNVSLHPNGTLQFRKIAKDSQGHFLCEAKNSIGSGVSKVIFLKVNVPAHFSTKSKQITSPRNKQIHIQCNVQGDNPIDIKWKMQSSQQHLDESLDNRYNIREQVLDDGMVSELGISHTYRQDTGVYVCQASNAFGQDEMTIHLVIQEVPEAPKNLRINSQQSRTLQLSWSQPFAGNSPIEKYNVEYKLVTEPWQSAEHITVAGTQTVITLQNLKPAKAYHLRISAENKLGASEYSEVIQVTTLEEVPSGPPLNIKGEPKSSTEIFLSWEAPDRDQWNGNLLGYYVGYQVAPGPNDREINPTQGFNFKTVEVRSHFGGETTLQTLSKCTTYNIVVQAYTSQGSGPPSKEISLSTLEDVPSSAPDSPKCDVLSSTSIYITWSPPPVDGQNGKIRGYKVSYIEMDDLYEKEPYTSKTNNQYLTLENLKKFTNYTFWVLAFTKVGDGVRTSPFHCITQEDVPSAPQALKAVPSSSSKIIISWLPPTHRNGLITGYTFYMALVDGGRDEGAHKRTLVPYAESHETVRLQEHATYQFWLTASTKVGEGDKSEIITVPPNNKVPARIVSFSQEIVTPWKETLVLPCRKVGVPPPVTIWRQDDQPMDTGTRKSIAKNGTLFIKDCQHTDAGNYTCSVENIWGRDEIVYHIRIKVPPDPPTLTIVNTYTDSLLLEWTDNRNGGSPVLGYVINYKRENGDWEELQIDSKTNTHLLVNLWCGTRYQLYITAYNKIGTGLPCDIVHSNTKGLPPVQPKHSQMITNNSTSVTCWLDSWGDGGCGILYFSIENRLYGRAQWNMVASHVEATERIFTVTELQPATKYQLRVTAYNNAGATMAIYNYTTLTTQGVMVYPDLTNPVSPHMGEHPFYANVKVLLPLCLSILILFALVAAALLIRKRKLNNQNRIPSTSMSESPSIANMQNKQNRDQQYLAVRAQQTSRNSNSVDSGSYKAEGNEYIEDICPYATFQLNKQTYSESSYSGNVYSGPYHSSKEPEYTKVRRKGGSRLRDPATSEPIDINQFIESDNPGSTDSEVRKILTLHIPITEYDTLGSESDNDMASRSNQSNYRHHRDTQDETSSSSENSPSSISRKSKPPYPPRKSAKSAQSQNLPKRHVRSSSGYSSHNEETTFSISNYPNYSDHITPPARFSDLLGRDATLAVSSVNPSSLGSATEIGSNAGAGGGGGASKKSSNHSPRPRAGQKLQREAFQINV